Part of the Brachyhypopomus gauderio isolate BG-103 chromosome 17, BGAUD_0.2, whole genome shotgun sequence genome, tgctaGTTAGAATTTGAAGTACCTGGGAAAGCGAAGCAATGTCATCAAACAGGTAGAACTGTGTGAAAAATTCCAATGCCCTTTTTGGGAACTTGGggtatcaaaagaaaaaaagttaaAAGAAACTTACACTGCTCTGGCCACAAGTCAGGCGAAGCTCGATCAAGTTTTTCATAGCTCAGCAAAGAGGACTCAAAGTCCTCACCTACAGACAGAAATTGTTAAACAGTGCCATCCTAATGATTAAAGTCAGTGAATGCTGCACTTTCTTTGTCAGCTGAAAAAGTGAGTTTCTCGAGgaaaaacaaagaaatacaATAACAAATGTTTATCCTAATAACTGCAGGTAAGGAATGGCATGTTCTCATCCTCGCACTGTTACACCAAGTTTAAATGGGAAGGATGTGTTAATTAAAACCAATTGATAAATCAACACTACCAATAATAAAGGGTTTACATTTTTCGAGGTCTAATTTTTAAGCAACACTCACTTAATTGTTCCATTTTATTCTATTTCTTCATTTTATTCCAAATTTCATATATTATTGTATTTCTCTAGGTCGCTACTAAGCCAGCAATCCAAATAAAACCTTCAAGCCAGTTAATGAAACTGGTGCTAGTTAGACAGGTAGTGCTTAGTGTGGCATTAAGGCCATTACTAGATAACTAGCTAACGAGATATATATATCCATCTCTATGAAACATGAATATATTTTAGTGCGGTAGCTAGCTAAACAGATAACCTAATACAAAACAGTTATCAATATATACATCTGATAACCATAATTCCGATTCTAGGTaggtagctagctaactaatcATAAATAgtgtgtaaatatgttttgctaacgataggttagctagctagtagGTAGCTAGCACTAATACAGACTCAAAATAGGTGCTAGCTGGCCATTTGAAAAGTAAATGTAGCTTTATTTTGGAGCTACGAACGAACCTACTGAACACAGTGAATTGCACCATGTACATAAACACGTTATTTTAAGCCGTTAACTTCTCTCGTTATGTTCACAGATAAACGGCAGAGAAACTTGTTACTGGAGAGGAATTAAATTTTACCTCCATTTGGAGACGCCATCTTGACAGCAACACACGTGATGTGCGCCAACCAATGGCTCGCAAATAATTAATTGACTGACGTAGCACGTCCCGCCTTCTATGCTCGTTCACGCACACTGCCGGGAAACGCTGTTTGGATTAAGTAATCACAATCACAAGCGGACACCATCGTAATGGATTATCATTGTATGAGATACGAGAGTTCTCTGCGGTAGAATATCTAGCAAAATTGGGTTGATGTGTTTGCCTTTCTGATTCACCTATTCTATGtatataaacacaaatacaggagTAGTGCAAATGGGAAAAAGTTTAAAGCACTGATTTATAGTAAAGGTATTTATTATAGATCAGCAGTTCAGACACACCTTGAACTGTAACATGTATAAATGAACCAACAGGAAACAAGAAATTCttgtaaaaatatttattgTTTACAATGATGTAAAATTATCTGCTTGACTTCAATCCAAAGACAACTTATATCCAGTTCAACAAGCTGGACATACAATCTCTATTGCTATTTCTGGCTAGAACTCTAGAATTCATAATTGAACATGTCACGATTACAGGGATCAGAATGTTTAATCAGAATGTTTAATATTGACGTCCAGCAATTCATTGGGCTAATTGCTCATCATACATTATTCACACTGCTCTTTAATTAAAATTATTACCTAAAAGGCACTTTGTGTCTTCTGGTTGTTTATATATGTAAAACCAATAATGTTAAAGTACATTCAAACATTCTAGTAAATaaatatgtcagtcatgttttACAATACTGGTAACATTTAATTGAAATTTTCCTCAACTGTAAGATAAAGACAATGTAATCCATCTTTAAGTGAAACGAAATGATGCGGACAGTTTTAGATGCTTTGTGTGTTCACAGTCCCTAATTTTAGTAGAatgtttaataaaataaataaagcacaTTTGTTAACAATACCAACATAGATTGTAAAGCACTGTCTTGTGTAGTGTATCACTCAAAAGTCTTTAAAATACACTGAAATGTAACTCGACAATGAATTTTAGGAGCTTAATAGTCACACTGAACAGTCGAACAATGACCCCCTTCAAAATACCCTAAAATTCCCAGGAGTCCAACCATCTGAGTCCAGCCATGGAGGAGGCGGGGTCATGGGCCAGTGGCCCTCTCATGCCATAGGACAGAGGATGAAAGAGGTAGAAACTGTACAAGATCAAGAGAGAAGATGAAACTCTTGAGTTAGTCCTAAGTGTAGAGTAAAAGAGGCTTTCAATGGTGAATTGACCAGTGACATTACAATTAATGATGCAATACATACTAGGCTTAAATTAAGAAACTTACCCTAAAGATTATACTGCAATATAACAATATATGCAGTATACAATACATGTGTTTTCATTAtagtgttttttgtttgcttgtttttccAAAAATTCCTTTAGCACTTAATGTTTTGAAATAAGCAATGGAAACAGAAATTGTCTGAACAATTTGTAAAATGTTACAAACATAAATTGACAGATGTTTTTAAGGGCGAAAGCAATGTTCATTAAAAGAAATCACTTGAATGGAAATGTGACCATAGACCATGAGAAACAATAACATTACAAAAGTCAAACATTGTTGTCACCTGTAGAGGACTCCAAAGAAGAGGACAGTCTGAGACCCTCTCAAAATACACTTTGCAACAGATGGACTAAAGAGGAGGTCAGTGTTCTGTAGAAATGTGTCCAGTGTTATTCctttaaaaagaagaaatgtcAATTGGTTGTTAGAAAGACTTGTCAGATGTCTTTGTGCCagattttttatgttttaatttaaaaaaaggtAATTCATTGTTAGAAATTCATGGGAAGATGAACCAAAGAGAAGTTTTATAGATGAGGAAACAAGAGATGAGTACTGAGTCACTAAACATTATCTCAACAAAGTTGTTAACTCCAATTACAAGGACAAACTTATCAAATATCATTTTCTAAATCAACTCAATGATTTTATCACCCTGTTAGACAGAAAACATTTTGTGCACCTGGGACTTTGTGTGTCAGAGGCCCTGTCCTTTCAACACTGCGGTTCATTAATGCTGTGTATTCTCAGCTCTTTTTTACTGCTTGTGAACCAAATCATCCAGTTCCAGTGACCATACCATCAAGCTGATTAGCCATTAGCAACAATGACGAGATTGGCCCATTTGGCCATGTGATGAATTTCCACATTAAAACAGTAGAGATTGCCATAGACGTCTGTAAGACGCCActgatctgtctctctctgttgcgAGTAAAGTGGGGTCATTCAAATTACTTGGCAACACCATCTCTACACAGCTCGAGTGGAAGATGAAAGCAATAACCATCATCAGAAAAGCTCATAAATGGAGGCCCTTTCCAAAGAGGTTGTGGAATCGCAAGATCTCTAAACCTGAGCTCAGTTTTACAGGTCCACCATCGTAGCTGCATCTCAACACGTAACCCCATCCGTTACTGAGCGCTCCAGCCCAGCCTCCTGCTGCTGAAAGGCCAGACCGCAGCAGATCGCCCACACAGCAGAAAGGTTGTGTGGTCAGCAGCAGCTTTCCCTCCAAGAGCCTCCCGACATCAGCGTTTGCTCACGGCATGAATGTTTACGCTGCTTTGCCAAGTTACATTCACTGCACTGTTTTGTAGTTCAACACAAATCCCAATGCACAGAAAGTGCAAGCAGTTCAACTACCAAGTCTACAAGTCATTAATCGGTTAAGGTGTAAGCGTTGAAATTACCTACAGAGCTGTTTGGTACATGGGACTAACTGACTCGTGGATCAATAATGACCTTTTATCAACTTTCACCCATGATATGCAGTTTCAACACTTCACGCTATCAGTGCACGTCTCATCACAGCTTAGAGGAAGGTGGCCTCAGCTACCTTCAGTTTCCCAATACCTGTAAGCATACTGCTAAACAGCATTGCTGGGAAGTAGTGGTGATAGTAGAGAATGCGGCCCATGGTGTAGAAGGGCAGGTAGTGTAGCAGCCATCCCAAGAACAGCAGCCCGCCGCCCTCCCGGAGTATCTTACTGTGTGCTGTAAGCATGGAGCAGGCTTTATTGATGGTGAAGACCATAGTCAACAACACGGCATAGATCATTTAGGTTTCATTTCATTTGCATAAATACAATTTATCAAATAATACTTTTTAATATATGGACAGGAGTGTCAGATCAGTGGAAGGCTTCTAGTTTTTAATTCATGAACACAGTACGCCCCTATATGAAGGCCTGAGTAAACCACCCAAAGCCAAAACCATTTATCAGTGCTGAATATGCTGATATGCACATTTTTTGTCAGGctgtgtttatataaataaacaacaacctaATTTATCAATTCAGCAATAAGCACACGTTTTCTCTTCCATCAAACCACTATTTGATCCTGAAGCACATAGTGAAAACCACACACTTACCTTTTCTATCTCCCTCTAACTTCATGCCTCTCTGTAATGCCAATGAGCACCccatcaccatgacaacaaacaGACCCAGAGCCAACAGGTTCAGCCACCAAATCACCTAAAGAAGAAAGGGTGGGACTGTGTGGCAAATTCATGCACATTGTAGATGTAGATTTGTAGATTTTCTGATCATCAAATGATTATTTCCTATATAAGACGTTTGCATATTatgcagaggtggacattccatgttcagaaagtaaaagtcctcaccaagattttgctcaggcttcctggattgtgttgattccacaaattttacctggcttgcactaattagaaaatccagcaagcttgagtaaaatcctggtaaGACTTTCTGAACCtagaatgtccacctctgataTTATGTGTAGATCACATGATCAGCCAATATTTGTGTTCACTCACAGGCAAGCAGTGTCTTGGATTCTGATGATTATTCTAACAATAAATGTAAGGATAGAAAGAGAAGGAAAAACACTCACAGGGTTACCCAATAGATACACGCGATATTCTGTCTCATTCACCCCAGAAAATCTCAAACCCTAAGGATTGCATAAACAAGGATTAGATTGAAAGGGATGAATTTAATTGCTGCCAATTGCGGTGTTGTTCTCTCAAAGGTGAGACAATTCCAATGTAAAATACCTGATAGTTAATAGGCCAGTGCCAGGGTTTGGAGTTCATCTCATTGTCCTTAGGTTTCAGGCCACTGTTGCCCTGTTAAAAGACCCACAAAAACATACATTAGAACATTGCTGGACGCCCGACTACAATCTTGTTTTCTTAGTTCTTACCCTGATCATGACAATATGAGATTCCAGCAGGATCTCCAGAAAGGACGGTTTTAGGACGCACAAACTAATGTTGGGCACTGTGGGGATACAGAACAACAATGCGTGCCAGTTCAGTCAAAAGCACTGTCAGGAAATTATTAGATAATTAAATATAGCACTGTGAAGAAATCCAAACAATGATTCTATTGAAAGGGCTAAGTCACCAGGACCTACTCTTGGGGTTGATGTGATCCTCAATGTTCCACTGTGAATTGGGGGTTTCCTTTAGATATGGACTACATGTGACCTCGACTTGTTCCCAGCCCCTTTAAAACAACATCGCATTTGCCTTAACAAAGACGCACCCCTCCCATCACATTGGCTCTGCATTGCAACGATTAAAATGTCAGTGCAGTCATTGTCTCTTTCCAGCCTGTTATTGAGACGCATCAGTGCAGGAGGGTTCTGGGCAGGGTTTGGCGTTTCAGATCACCACAGGGTGGAGACCCTGATCCCACACCGGCCGCAGTCTCACCACTTCGGCAGGGTCTTCCCTGaggagtagagcacacagcccGTGGCCCGATGGAGGAAGCGCACTTTGCTGCGGAGTACCTTCACTGGGTCTCCCTGcttccctccacacacctccacctgccacAGGTCGTTAGGGTCGCCTGTGCCATTCTGAAGAGGTGAAGGAAGACCCGAGTTGACAATCTGCAACGCTCTAATATTTAGGTAAACGTGTTTCAATGAATCAGGTGTTGTCAAAGTGGCCAACAATGAAATAAAGCCTTGAGCCTCCAGTTAGCATGTTGCATACATAATAGTAATATCTGCATAATTATTAATTAGAATAAATTATTAGCATAATTAATTAGCATTAAAATTGCTTTAATTATACATTAACACCATTTGCATTGATTGTTCTACTCCTTTAATCAGGATGCTAATAGACACATTAACTCACTACCCAGGCATTAATAGCCATACTTACAATACCATAGCCTGTGACCTGCAGGTGCCTCTTGGTCAGTGGGGCCTCATGCAGGTGACTGTGCAGGTTGCGAGTAGTCCTGAAAGGTGTGTAGACCACAAGTGTTAGACCACAAGGGATGGGGTCACACCCTGCCACAACAGCCAAAGCAATTCATTCAGACTTGAAGTCTGGATATAGGAGGtgataaaaaaaactaaaaacacaatgACCAAAACCCTCACTCTTTATGCTCCAGACGAATGATGTCCCCATGTCGGATAAGCTCGGGAGTCTCTGTGTGGTCTAGACATAACCACAGGAAAACATTGACACCACCACATGGGATTTTTTCAGAAAAGAATAAACCAGTGTGTATATGAGCACATGTAGCTACAGACTTTCTCTCACCATCATTGTCAGGCCTTTTGACCAGCCACAAGTTGTTGTAGTCTTTGTGCAGGTAGGCAGTAACCTGTTTGGAGGAAACAGAATACTGTTTGAGATTTACTCAGGTCTTGAGATTAACGACTGTTCCTATTAATGTttacataataaaaaataatcatTATGTAaatatactactaataataataattatttaattacTTAATTTATTACTTCAAATAAAATGGTTTAGTTAAAATTTCTAATTTTAAGCAGACCAAAGAAGGGGTTATTACAGACCAAAGAAGGGCTTATTACTAGTGCTGACTAGTACTGTATGAGTGAGTAAATGAATTAAATGTGAGGGACCAAAAGGGATGGGATGGTGGTTTCATCATGTGTGCACCAGTGTACAAACATAGAGGTACCAACCTGCTGCTGGTGTGCACCAACCCCTTCTGGGTAAAGGTGCCAGTGTGAATGCAGGTAGCCTCCCGCTATACGCAGGTTCTTCACCGTTATTATGGAGCCATAAGCCAGGTCTGTTTTTGTGTGGAGAATTAAAGCAGAAACAGAAGTTGATGTAATTTGGTCAAGCCTGTCATGTTTTAGATCCTCTAAAGAAACCATACTCCACTACATTTGATGCAACATATATATGCAactatatatgcatatataacTATACGTAACTATAACTATATGCGCATATACAGGGTCTAGTCAAAATAATGAAATCACCATATTAGAAAAACAACTTGCACAATTTCAAAAGGCAGCTATGTAGGTGAATCATTTCAGATTAAATGCCAGTTAGCTCATGATGAAGTATACATGGTTACTCATTCATTGCAAAACTAAAAACGAGTTTGGTCAGACAGGTCACATTTCACCTTTTCCCCATATCTGGCTGTGATTACAAGTCCATGGATGAATAACCTAGTGCTTATTAGGTTACTGTATGGCCCTGTTACTAATCACAAATGAATTAAGATTAACATGGAACAAAATTTTGCAGCAGATATCTATATAACAAAACACAAGACGATCATTAGAAGCTtctaaacaaaaaaaacttcagAAACACGTACATTCCGGCATTGTGGCATTGTGCAGGTTGTTTCCAGTCAAGCGTGACTGGAAAGCAGAGCTGAAGAAACCGTCACCTGGACCACTGGGAGAGAAGACAACGGAGGTTCCAGTTGAAATTCTAACTAACCGATACTGGAATTAGCAGGTCTGACAAGAGAATGGCCATGTATACCTTCTGTTTAAAACAACAAAATGGATGGCAAATATTGCAGTATAGAGGAACAAGGGGAGAATGATCAGTCCAAAGATCCGGGCAGACAAGTGCCTGGCAAAATCCACCTGATGAGAAGTGAAAACCACAAGTAAACATTGAGCAGATCCACACCATCACCAAGCTGATACTTTCAAAGAGAACTCCATCTTGTCCATACCAGAGACAGACGGATGTCCCCCAGTAGTGTCCAGAGGTCCCATGCAGTGTTGATACCCACTAATACAATGACAAAAAGCCCCACGAACTTCACTCCCAGCGAGCCAGAGAGGTTCACCCCAGTCAGAAGTAGCCATAACCACCAGGACCAGCTGAAGGgcctaatgttttttttattatggaaAAATAAAACCCTTATTGCACAGAGGTACAATTTACAACCTTTTACTATAAGTACAATGATTAGTGATTACCCCAATTGTTACTTCTTCCTATTAATCACAGTAAAAATTATTCAGTAATTTCTcattaacaaaaaaactaaaacctGAATCAATCAATATGATGACTTAAACCTCAGAGTGGACACAGCAGGTCTGGATGAACCCAGGTGGTGCTGCCCTACCTGAGCCTCTGTCGGTTGAATTTGACCATGCTCAGCACAGCTCCCATGATAAAAAAGAGGAGGATGGGGTCCAGCAAGatgtactgggagagagtgaTGCACCCAGTATCTGGAAAGCAGAATGGTCCATTTAAAATGATGCAGCACTTTTAGCAGCACAGACTCGTACTGCGCTTGGGTGTCTTCAGAAATGCACAAACAACCAGGACTGACCGAAGATGATGATGGAAGCTGCAATGAGTGCAGCGGGCGTGGAGCGGGACAGCTCTAGAACCACCAGGAAGACAAACGGAGGCAGGCAAGAACCAAGGGCTGCACAGAACTGAGAAGGTGAGCCACTGTCAGCAGTATGAACAATGCCAATGTTAAAACTATTAAAAGTTTAGGAAGGAAAAATAACATCAACATTCTAGATTACACCAGATGATGTTCAGCATGCAAATACACATTTGTGGGTGTCTTCAAATGACACCATCAGAAGTTAACAACTACAGTACCTTTAGCTGACAGACAAATGCCTATTTCCCATAGTAATCAAGTCAAATATAATCAAACTATGAATAAATGAACCATAAAAATTCCAAAACATTTACCCCTCTCATGCCCCAGTAGTTGTGATGCTCATATTTGTCCCCGGGCTTGATGAAAGGAAAGGTACCATCATAGCCTGTCAGGAATCCAGCTAGACCAATCAGCATCTGAACCCAGAAGGCCAAAAAACGCATTTACTTAAACCCAGAGATTCAATCCATTCATCCCAGAATGCCACAAAAAATTCTAAtggaaaaacaacaataattcTAGTATTATAATGCATTGGCAGACTGCTTAAATCACTTTATTGTTGATGGAATGATTCTAGCATTTGTCAAAAGACATTCATAGAGCTACTTTTATGAGGTACACATATATATAGATTATATGCCATTCTGTTTGTTTTCTCTGGCCTTATTCAGGTTTCAGGCCCATCTTAACGCAGCAGTGACACATGGTAGGTGTTGTTCTGCTATGAGGG contains:
- the pomt2 gene encoding protein O-mannosyl-transferase 2 codes for the protein MEDSLHEDHSQQRPGSPALRKRRSCMTPAARRPVPQTRGPRPAFNGTSLTLSRGDGCPQSHAEQKYLLLLVAVLSVCTRFYKITEPPHVCWDETHFGKMGSYYINRTFFFDVHPPLGKMLIGLAGFLTGYDGTFPFIKPGDKYEHHNYWGMRGFCAALGSCLPPFVFLVVLELSRSTPAALIAASIIIFDTGCITLSQYILLDPILLFFIMGAVLSMVKFNRQRLRPFSWSWWLWLLLTGVNLSGSLGVKFVGLFVIVLVGINTAWDLWTLLGDIRLSLVDFARHLSARIFGLIILPLFLYTAIFAIHFVVLNRSGPGDGFFSSAFQSRLTGNNLHNATMPEYLAYGSIITVKNLRIAGGYLHSHWHLYPEGVGAHQQQVTAYLHKDYNNLWLVKRPDNDDHTETPELIRHGDIIRLEHKETTRNLHSHLHEAPLTKRHLQVTGYGINGTGDPNDLWQVEVCGGKQGDPVKVLRSKVRFLHRATGCVLYSSGKTLPKWGWEQVEVTCSPYLKETPNSQWNIEDHINPKMPNISLCVLKPSFLEILLESHIVMIRGNSGLKPKDNEMNSKPWHWPINYQGLRFSGVNETEYRVYLLGNPVIWWLNLLALGLFVVMVMGCSLALQRGMKLEGDRKAHSKILREGGGLLFLGWLLHYLPFYTMGRILYYHHYFPAMLFSSMLTGITLDTFLQNTDLLFSPSVAKCILRGSQTVLFFGVLYSFYLFHPLSYGMRGPLAHDPASSMAGLRWLDSWEF